TCTATTCTCTATTTAAATACTCTAAAGATATGTgccaagaaaaaaagtgaaaaaaataatgCAAGAGCCACAAATTATACTTGTCTTTGTCAACGAGGTCTCCTTCGTATTCGCTTCGTCTGCATGGTTAAGGCCTAAAAATTTTTACGGCAGCACCACTAAGgcaaacatctttttttttttttttttggaaggcaGATCTCGACGCCTACTCGTCATGGCTACATAGAATTAGTAATTACAACAAGCACATGAAACTATAAACATATTGCAGCTCACCTGAGAATGCTGCTGGGTACTGCTGTGCCAGTTTCATCTTTAAGAACCTGggatacgagaaaaaaaaaagcacaatacactgtttagtttttttctttttctagtctATTCGTATTCCCTACATTCCTACGCACGGACATAGGCAAAACTCTCTTACGAACCTAATTCTCTTGAAGACAGAATCCAAGTCTTTCTTGAGATCAAAGAGGAGCTGCGTGTGCTTTTTCAGGTCTTGGCTAGCAACGGCGAAGCGGGTTGCAGAGAGCGCGTTGCAGTTTATCAACATCTCATTTGTCTTTTCAAGTCTTCCAAGCCTGAAATTCGCGGAACCAAACGCGACGTTAATGCAATGCCGCACTCTGCCATGCGTGCTTCTCGCCGCTGGGTAACATAGTAGCAAATCTATTTATGTAGCTGCGCCGCAACGACTAAGCAAAAAGCATACAATGAATCGAGGCTGCACGTCAATTCAGTAGTGAAAGCGCCGCTGACGGGTGTTGCACAGTTAGTTTAAAACCGTATGTATATCTGAGCCATGCATAGCTGTAGTACTTACACTTGCTTCTGGCATTGTATAATCGACTGAATGTCGTTATGGTTTACTTGATTGGCCAGTGCATGAGCAATAACATCTGCAGCAGGCGACGCACAGCAGCTGAAGTCACCGTGCGCCATGTTTACATAACAGTTGCCAAGCCAGCCACGAAACCAATGTGACAGCCAAGCCAAGTCAAGCCAAAAATGTTTTGGGATTGGAACATGGGATTGGCTTTGAAATTTTACATAACATTGGTTACCAAAAGTATGGTCCCTAGAATACCGAAAGTACTTCAGTGATTGCAGCAAAAAAGTAGGTCTAAGAAAGGTCACCTAAAAAGAAGTAGTTAGTTGTAGCCCTCTATCATTATCACGTTCTTACTGCTAGCTATTGCTGCTATTTGTTTCTCTTCGGTTTCGATTCCAGCTACCGCGTCACAGTTTTTTAGAAATTGTGTTTTCCCTGCTTGTTATATTACACTCCAATGAAACATAGCAAGCTTAAAACACACAAAACTCGAGTTAGTTGTAATCATGAGTTTATTGACAAGAAAGAGAAGGCAACTATCGAAGCAGAGGGCGTTGCACGCCCTAGCTGTGCATGCAAAGATAAATATGCGTGGTGAAAAGCTTGTTAAAAGAACCTATCATTTACCATACTTCCATATCTCACTGCACCAATACTTAACAGAATATTTAGAAGTTCTTCGATAATTCAAGTCGTGGCATGGCCGTATTATGCGCACACAAGAATGCAACATGCGCCCATTATCGGTTTGTTCGTAATGATTGGGGCGCAAATTGTGAGTATGAGAGTCTAACAAAGCAGTGATCATACAACGtaacctgaaaaaagaaaaaaaaaatctgcaaaaatattttgacccggacgtgattcgaacacgcaaccttctgatctggagtcagacgcgctaccgttgcgccaccgagtcagATGTTCGAGTTGTGGTTTAAAGGCAGTTTTCTCAGTTCAGTAAGGTTTGATTTTCGTATTTTAAAACAAATGATGAGATTAGTTGGTCGTTCAATCGAAATAATTATGGCGATTATACCGCTGGCAATCTAGCCTTCACATAGTCATGTGGTGTCACATAAGCTGGTGAATACACCTGTTCGCTTTAAAAGTTCTTGTGGTGCGCTGGGGTTTTCCGGCTACAGCAAAAAAGACCACCTGTTCGTCTGTCAGACTGAGGGCTTGTAATGCGTTTGCATTGTCACATGGAAACTATGCATATGCTTCATTCAGAGCATGATTCACAGCGCTACCAGCCGCTTTCTCAAGACCACAGAGCACCGATATCGAAGTGCTCGGATGCGTGTCCACTTAGAACCGCTAGAACTTAGTAGATGGAGCTACACTGTTTGCTTTCTCCGTGGCTGTTTGCGTTTGCGAGTAGCACGCCAGAGAACAGACAGGAAAGCTCCTATAGGATCTAGAAGTGCTAGACTAAACGGTCGCTGAAAAACACGCCGTTGGAATTTCGTACAGTGGCGAGCGTCGGCAGAACTTTGTCTCGGAGGGCGTCAACCAAGCGTTGCATTTGCATCGCGGCGGCAGTGGGGAGGGGCAAGCGTCGGTGTAGCCAGTTGTACTTATTTATTGTGTCAGGATATGGCGCGCATGCAACACGGGTACTAGAACAAAGAGGCACACAGACGTCGACTTTTCCATccattcgtctttttttttttctctctctctcttttgatcCCCTGTTCGTTTACCCTGTTAATAAGACTGTCGTTTGTGCACTGCTGTGAACTAGAGTCACTGTATATGTTACCTTTAAGGAGCATATGAAGTTAACTCTACTGGAACTAGCCAGAGTCTACTTAACTTCCGGTTCTGCTACGCAAAGTTGCGCGAAAGCTACTAAAAGCAATAGTACGGGACGGCCAAGCAAGTGATCAAATTATGGAACGGGTTAAAAAGCCGTTCCATACGCAAGCTCTACATACAGATGCCTCTACATACGCAAGCTGTCCCATCGCCTAAAAAACGCCGCAAATAGGCATGACGCCTGCGTAGTACATTCGGCCCCTGACAAGTTAAAAAAGTTATATGGTTGAACCATCTGGAAACACAGAAGGTCTAAAACGACGAGGATTAGCAATGAGTATTACAAGTTCTCCTATGTAGAATGGGCAAAATGTAGTTTCATACCGTTGTCTTATGGTCATATCTACACAGGCAAACAGCGGTGAGTGCCCATGCGTGGTTGCAAGAGCACAGAAGATTGTTCGGACCGAAAGACTGTTTTTTGTGATGCAACTACTTTTCATCGAAACGCTCTGATCAAATGATTTTCCTTAGGAGACGCGGAGAACAGTGTGTAAGCGACCCCATAGTCCCACTAGAATTTTCATATCTCATCAGCCCTAAGGCATTGTATCTGCCGCCTCGTTAGTCTGTCTTCTTTAATTTTGCTTTTTCACTGTGCCCTCCCTGGGCGAGAGTTGGCATATCATGTGACAGTTCTGACTCGATACGTAGGGCTCCGCGTTTTCGGATAAACCTTCCCCCCctcccctcgaaaaaaaaaatataaacatttgcCGGCAAAGTGTTTGGCGATTCGGACTTATCCGATAAGCTCCGATTTCAAGAGGACATTCTCAAAATTCAAAGGCCAAATTCATAGCTGACAATCGTCAATCGAAAagagcgcaccgacatcatcggcAGCAACCTCGTAAACTCTGCTTGCGTCTAGTACAACAAGGTTAAAGGTTAATACACCAAGAAACGTAGGTGTTTTGTATTCAAGTACTTGTGCTTGTATGTATCTGTGATTGCGCGCTCAAGCCTTCCAGACATCTAAAATACACGTAGTGTGTTCACATGTTTTCGTGTTCAAATACCATTTCATCTAAGATTTCAGAGTTCACGGCAATATGAATTACATGATAATAATATGTTTTTATTTTTCGTCGAGAAGATGAGCGATGCTGGGATAAAAAGCTGAGAATCAGCTTAATTGGCTGAACTGGTATGTGCCCGCAAAATTGAACTGTAAATTTCACAATTAAGCTTCAGGTTGATCTTTGGAAGGAAGACAAATTTCAGTTATAAGATTAAATTGTATCGTGAAGAAAATTACGTATGCTGGGCACGCACCCCACGCTGAAAAAAGCCTATCTCAGGGTATTCGAATATCGCTAAGATGGGCACTCATATCTTGACTGAGTTGTgccataaaaagaaaaagaatcatTCTTCGATGTGAAACAACATAAAGTTTCACAAATCTAGAAGACTAATCAAAACTGGTTTCAGTCTGCCCGTCCAATGCAAGGTTGCACAGAAGCTACTCATTTGTTTCCCAGTActcattgatgttttttttttagatattttatttgtacttgccccccccccccctcttactcCATGGCCTAGTGGACCTTGTGAGGTCTCATGAACAAATAAAAGTCGCCGAATACAGATCAGGTCAAATAACTTTCTTCACTGCCCTGCAAATTGGTGGAATGGGCCTGGATCCCGCCTATATATGCTTCGGCCAAGGGTTGCTGGCCCTTGCGGCTTCCTCCGATCGCTAGTCGGCCAAGAGTTGGTGCTCCAAGTCCAAAACGAGCAACGCAGACTCTCACCGTGGGCGGAGGCTGTCGCTGTATGGGTCTGCATCACAGTATTACTCACTATGCCTGAAACTCTCCTCTAATGTGGCTCTAGAGTCGCAATGTCTGCACTTCTGTCGATTATAAATCTGAATGTATTGTACGCCCATAAGAACACGGATACAAACGACTCTGTGTACTCAGGTAGTAACGCGTTTGTAACTGCAGCCATTCGATGGACAGTTCCTAGCTCAATTTCAGGCGAGGTGGGGGGAATGTACGCCTCTGCAATCTACGGTGTGCTGCGATTCCGTGAAATGTGGTcattctatcttccctctcccaCTCGTCAGTATTCTCTGACGCGGGACCTCTGTAAGCCTTCGAGCCTCAGTGCTGCCATCTCATAGTGTGTGAGCAAGATGTCCAAACGAGACGGACACTTAATTCTTGATTAGTATCATGTTTTAGAATCCATGGTGCCTCTGCTGCGAATCACTGACTATTACGtccgcttgtgtgtgtgtgctatggCTAACGTGATAGCTATTTCTGTAACCGCTGttttgaacagtgacgtcattgtagtcatctgcttgttgcgctcatCGGTGATTTGGTTTCGGTTTCACCGTAGAATTTACAATTTCAATAATTCGCAATTATTGCTCGAGCCCGCTTTTACGAAATGTCAAAGCGGCAATGGGTTCCTCGCATGAATGACCTCAATTCTCCAATTCGACTTAACTGCTTCACTCATTGAAAAGGGTTAATTAATTTAGCTTTATAATTACCGTAATTACTCCTCTAAATAATATCTTCAACCCTCCTAAGATGCCCGCTGCTACAGAAAAATcaactgtgaagacagcgagcaaatagcgccttttgctgatttttaaagaatattagacacatttcttgaaacaccctgcatAATGCCGCGAACgtatatccaaggtcctctcgatcatcgaagccccggtgacgaactcagcgacggtcttaggggggttgcggatgagtccagcgaagagctcgtGTTCaacaccccgcatcagaaagcgcaccttcttctcttctgccatttcggggtcagctctccggaacagcatcttcatctccgcagcgaacagtacaacaccttcgttagggtgttgcattcgcgtctccaacaaaagggcggctcgttctttccgtacaaccgtagcgaatgttttgaggaattcgctcttaaagacagtccagtcggttagggagcctccatggttctcaaaccacgttcgagctgcatcctccaaatagaagaagacatgacgaaacgtttgtTCGTcgtcccacctgttaaagatgcggatgcgctccagcttctccagccactcttctgggtcttcaccaggagatcctcggaatgatgggggctcacgaggttgctgcagaacgacgggagggttggtagcgctggtcatggtgcctgcgttgatcatcgtggtttttacgtcttcttccctttttttatccgggagcagtccaaactctggctgaaggccttgctgtcggcggctgacacgagttgggcttgcttgtcggcttggcaatggcttagggttcatatacctcgcacctccaccagatgtcacgcagcaaaggacgacgcagttgtctatgaggaaaacaagtttattggagcgaacctgtgctcccctaacaactgaaagaatacacaggcggcgaagcagcggccggcaaaacgacgggcatgctagtgagcgtcggcgatcgaatgacgcggcatcggctgtgcgggaatttatatccctcggcgcgagggtttctcgaatagtcgaattgtatcgagaacgccgtgatagcgtttgttagaaacgctgttcgttcgaacagcgcttctaacaaacaacgcttgaagcgttgttcgatagcgtttgttcgaaacgctgtggtagcgtttgttcgaaacgctgtgaaaacggcgatagcacaggccggcgcagccaggccgaaaaaacaaaacacaaataaacaaacccaatgcatggttcgcggcatggTTCGCGGCCGCGTGACAATATATCTATGCTTTTCTTTGCAATGAACCATAGTTGCGAATTAGTGCGTCTGTGTCGTTTACGTCTTTCTTCTAATGACCGTGTTTGTGTGAGCGCCATAGCCTGGCAAAATGTTGGTGTagtaaagaggggggggggggggggcgtggtatCCCCTTGTGGACGCCCATGAACGAGAGGGGCTCATATACTATGTGTGTCGCACGGTGCACCGTAATATGCATAAAATATGTATTTAACAAATAAATTGAGTTGCGCAAGGAAATCGCAACACACGATCAAACAAATCAAGGAATCTATGTCTAATGAAATGCATGCAAAATATTATTTTCCAATTTTATTAAGTTGCAGGCATTCAGCGGAATCTCTACGTGGTGCGAATGTTGGTAATTGCTGCGATAATCGCTCGGTGGCAGCAGCAGTGGCAGACATTTCAGCCACTTCGGCAGCCACAAATTCCGGGTTGAGCACCAGCATGCTATAACGGTACACTTTCCTTGCGAAGTAGGCCTGCAACGAGACACCAAGGCATACAGTTCATAAATGCGTTAAGTCACTTCAAATCTCTCAAATTATTTATCCGTAGGCAGATTCCTAGAAAGCTAATAGCAATTGACAAATAAAATTGCTTGTATGAGTCATCTTCATCTGAACTACAAACTTTAAGGCTATCTCACGTGATCGCATTGAGGAGTGCGGGCGAGCTATTACAACAGTCGATCCGCAGTTCCGCTTCACTTGATTACATTATCAGCTCGTATATGTAGAAATGGAGTAAAAAAATACCGAAATATTGACGGCAGCAATTGAGCACTACGTAAACCTACTTGCACTGAATTTCTTCTTGCGCGCACCTCTATACTTTTGATCTTTACAAGCCggtagccaggaatttttttttttttcgatgagagggaaaggggggggggggggggggcttgttcAAGTCTTcacctatttttattattttgtgttGGTAAAACACCCCCTACATCCAAATTTCGAACAGAGAGGGCTAAACCCCCTCTACCCTGGCT
The nucleotide sequence above comes from Rhipicephalus microplus isolate Deutch F79 chromosome 2, USDA_Rmic, whole genome shotgun sequence. Encoded proteins:
- the LOC119180100 gene encoding kxDL motif-containing protein CG10681; protein product: MAHGDFSCCASPAADVIAHALANQVNHNDIQSIIQCQKQVLGRLEKTNEMLINCNALSATRFAVASQDLKKHTQLLFDLKKDLDSVFKRIRFLKMKLAQQYPAAFSACNTVFYAVDEEDEPEERHPPAKAQAEKLVDATEEQKHIGGQQLQDSLSGSSPQSSVTS